One stretch of Oncorhynchus clarkii lewisi isolate Uvic-CL-2024 chromosome 1, UVic_Ocla_1.0, whole genome shotgun sequence DNA includes these proteins:
- the LOC139407642 gene encoding basic helix-loop-helix ARNT like 1a isoform X1, with protein MCANVQLLKIYGIHFFSSRAIANGWKEIPEAGMNICDCLMADQRMDITSTMNEFMSPSSSDLISSSVNTPGMDYTRKRKGSTSDYQIDGFSFKECGDHQGRIKNAREAHSQIEKRRRDKMNSFIDELAALVPTCNAMSHKLDKLTVLRMAVQHMKTLRGAANPYTEANYKPSFLTDDELKHLILRAADGFLFVVGCDRGKILFVSESVYKILNYCQNDLIGQSLFDYLHPKDIAKVKEQLSSSDTAPRERLIDAKTGLPVKTDITPGPSRLCSGARRSFFCRMKCNRPYVKTEDKDIPSTCSKNKADRKSFCTIHSTGYLKSWPPTQMGLDDDNEPDNEGCNLSCLVAIGRLHPHIVPQSSHEDIRVKPTDYVSRHAIDGKFVFVDQRATAILAYLPQELLGTSFYEYFHQDDIGHLAKCHRQVLQMREKINTNCYKFKIKDGSFITLRSRWFSFMNPWTKEVEYIVSTNTVVSCSMLDGADSSYPQSAVSPTASIDGVLTSEGGGRRALQTVPGIPGGTRAGAGKIGRMIAEEVMESQRTRGSTPSSCGSSPLNISTPPPDCSPGGKRIQNGTPDLPSAGTLPGGPDTIGYPYSNQSIMSDNSHLSIDMDEPGSSSPSNDEAAMAVIMSLLEADAGLGGPVDFSDLPWPL; from the exons atgtgtgccAATGTTCAGCTATTAAAGATTTACGGTATACACTTTTTTTCATCCAGAGCAATTGCAAATGGATGGAAGGAAATTCCAGAAGCTGGAATGAACATTTGTG ATTGTCTAATGGCAGACCAAAGAATGGACATTACCTCTACAATGAATGAGTTCATGTCCCCCAGCTCCAGCGACCTGATCAGCAGCTCCGTCAACACCCCAGGCATGGACTACACCCGCAAGAGAAAGGGCAGCACCTCCGACTACCA AATTGATGGATTTTCTTTCAA GGAGTGTGGTGATCACCAGGGCCGGATAAAAAATGCCAG GGAGGCACACAGTCAGATTGAGAAGCGGCGCAGGGACAAGATGAACAGCTTCATAGACGAGCTGGCTGCATTAGTCCCTACCTGCAACGCTATGTCCCACAAGCTGGACAAACTCACTGTCCTACGCATGGCTGTCCAGCATATGAAGACATtaagag GAGCAGCAAACCCTTACACAGAGGCGAACTACAAGCCGTCTTTCCTGACCGATGATGAACTGAAGCACTTAATATTGAGG GCTGCTGACGGCTTTCTGTTTGTTGTTGGATGTGATCGTGGGAAGATCCTTTTTGTCTCGGAGTCAGTTTACAAGATCCTCAACTATTGCCAG AATGACCTAATTGGCCAGAGTCTGTTTGATTACTTGCATCCTAAagacattgccaaagtcaaggaGCAACTGTCGTCATCGGATACAGCACCTCGGGAGCGGCTCATTGATGCCAAAA CCGGTCTACCAGTTAAGACAGACATCACCCCTGGGCCATCTCGACTGTGCTCCGGGGCCAGGCGCTCGTTCTTCTGCCGAATGAAGTGTAACCGGCCCTACGTCAAAACAGAGGACAAGGACATCCCCTCCACCTGCTCCAAAAATAAAG CCGACCGCAAGAGCTTCTGCACGATCCACAGTACTGGCTACCTGAAGAGCTGGCCGCCCACCCAGATGGGCCTGGACGATGACAACGAGCCCGACAATGAGGGCTGTAACCTCAGCTGCCTAGTGGCCATCGGCCGGCTGCATCCCCACATCGTCCCCCAGTCCTCCCACGAGGACATCCGTGTCAAACCCACCGACTACGTCTCCCGCCACGCCATCGATGGGAAGTTTGTCTTTGTTGACCAGAG GGCCACAGCCATTCTTGCATACTTACCCCAGGAGCTTCTTGGCACCTCTTTCTACGAGTATTTCCATCAGGATGATATTGGCCACCTGGCAAAATGCCACAGACAAG TGCTTCAGATGAGAGAAAAGATCAACACAAACTGTTATAAGTTCAAGATTAAAGATGGCTCCTTCATCACTCTGCGAAGTCGCTGGTTCAGTTTCATGAATCCTTGGACCAAAGAGGTGGAGTACATCGTCTCCACAAACACAGTGGTCTC GTGCAGTATGCTGGATGGTGCAGACTCCAGCTATCCTCAGTCTGCCGTGTCTCCCACTGCATCTATAGACGGTGTGCTGACATCAGAAG GTGGAGGGAGACGGGCCCTTCAGACGGTGCCAGGCATCCCCGGGGGAACACGTGCAGGTGCCGGTAAGATCGGTCGCATGATCGCAGAGGAGGTGATGGAGAGTCagag GACCCGAGGCTCGACCCCCTCCAGCTGTGGCTCCAGCCCCCTGAACATCAGCACCCCTCCTCCAGACTGCTCTCCAGGGggcaagaga ATTCAAAATGGAACGCCAGACCTTCCGTCGGCAGGGACGCTACCAGGAGGACCCGACACCATTGGATACCCATACTCCAACCAGTCTATTATGA GTGACAACTCGCACCTCAGCATTGACATGGACGAACCAGGCTCCAGCAGCCCCAGTAATGACGAGGCAGCCATGGCTGTGATCATGAGTCTCCTGGAGGCTGATGCAGGCCTCGGTGGCCCTGTAGACTTCAGTGACTTACCCTGGCCCTTGTGA
- the LOC139407642 gene encoding basic helix-loop-helix ARNT like 1a isoform X2 encodes MNICDCLMADQRMDITSTMNEFMSPSSSDLISSSVNTPGMDYTRKRKGSTSDYQIDGFSFKECGDHQGRIKNAREAHSQIEKRRRDKMNSFIDELAALVPTCNAMSHKLDKLTVLRMAVQHMKTLRGAANPYTEANYKPSFLTDDELKHLILRAADGFLFVVGCDRGKILFVSESVYKILNYCQNDLIGQSLFDYLHPKDIAKVKEQLSSSDTAPRERLIDAKTGLPVKTDITPGPSRLCSGARRSFFCRMKCNRPYVKTEDKDIPSTCSKNKADRKSFCTIHSTGYLKSWPPTQMGLDDDNEPDNEGCNLSCLVAIGRLHPHIVPQSSHEDIRVKPTDYVSRHAIDGKFVFVDQRATAILAYLPQELLGTSFYEYFHQDDIGHLAKCHRQVLQMREKINTNCYKFKIKDGSFITLRSRWFSFMNPWTKEVEYIVSTNTVVSCSMLDGADSSYPQSAVSPTASIDGVLTSEGGGRRALQTVPGIPGGTRAGAGKIGRMIAEEVMESQRTRGSTPSSCGSSPLNISTPPPDCSPGGKRIQNGTPDLPSAGTLPGGPDTIGYPYSNQSIMSDNSHLSIDMDEPGSSSPSNDEAAMAVIMSLLEADAGLGGPVDFSDLPWPL; translated from the exons ATGAACATTTGTG ATTGTCTAATGGCAGACCAAAGAATGGACATTACCTCTACAATGAATGAGTTCATGTCCCCCAGCTCCAGCGACCTGATCAGCAGCTCCGTCAACACCCCAGGCATGGACTACACCCGCAAGAGAAAGGGCAGCACCTCCGACTACCA AATTGATGGATTTTCTTTCAA GGAGTGTGGTGATCACCAGGGCCGGATAAAAAATGCCAG GGAGGCACACAGTCAGATTGAGAAGCGGCGCAGGGACAAGATGAACAGCTTCATAGACGAGCTGGCTGCATTAGTCCCTACCTGCAACGCTATGTCCCACAAGCTGGACAAACTCACTGTCCTACGCATGGCTGTCCAGCATATGAAGACATtaagag GAGCAGCAAACCCTTACACAGAGGCGAACTACAAGCCGTCTTTCCTGACCGATGATGAACTGAAGCACTTAATATTGAGG GCTGCTGACGGCTTTCTGTTTGTTGTTGGATGTGATCGTGGGAAGATCCTTTTTGTCTCGGAGTCAGTTTACAAGATCCTCAACTATTGCCAG AATGACCTAATTGGCCAGAGTCTGTTTGATTACTTGCATCCTAAagacattgccaaagtcaaggaGCAACTGTCGTCATCGGATACAGCACCTCGGGAGCGGCTCATTGATGCCAAAA CCGGTCTACCAGTTAAGACAGACATCACCCCTGGGCCATCTCGACTGTGCTCCGGGGCCAGGCGCTCGTTCTTCTGCCGAATGAAGTGTAACCGGCCCTACGTCAAAACAGAGGACAAGGACATCCCCTCCACCTGCTCCAAAAATAAAG CCGACCGCAAGAGCTTCTGCACGATCCACAGTACTGGCTACCTGAAGAGCTGGCCGCCCACCCAGATGGGCCTGGACGATGACAACGAGCCCGACAATGAGGGCTGTAACCTCAGCTGCCTAGTGGCCATCGGCCGGCTGCATCCCCACATCGTCCCCCAGTCCTCCCACGAGGACATCCGTGTCAAACCCACCGACTACGTCTCCCGCCACGCCATCGATGGGAAGTTTGTCTTTGTTGACCAGAG GGCCACAGCCATTCTTGCATACTTACCCCAGGAGCTTCTTGGCACCTCTTTCTACGAGTATTTCCATCAGGATGATATTGGCCACCTGGCAAAATGCCACAGACAAG TGCTTCAGATGAGAGAAAAGATCAACACAAACTGTTATAAGTTCAAGATTAAAGATGGCTCCTTCATCACTCTGCGAAGTCGCTGGTTCAGTTTCATGAATCCTTGGACCAAAGAGGTGGAGTACATCGTCTCCACAAACACAGTGGTCTC GTGCAGTATGCTGGATGGTGCAGACTCCAGCTATCCTCAGTCTGCCGTGTCTCCCACTGCATCTATAGACGGTGTGCTGACATCAGAAG GTGGAGGGAGACGGGCCCTTCAGACGGTGCCAGGCATCCCCGGGGGAACACGTGCAGGTGCCGGTAAGATCGGTCGCATGATCGCAGAGGAGGTGATGGAGAGTCagag GACCCGAGGCTCGACCCCCTCCAGCTGTGGCTCCAGCCCCCTGAACATCAGCACCCCTCCTCCAGACTGCTCTCCAGGGggcaagaga ATTCAAAATGGAACGCCAGACCTTCCGTCGGCAGGGACGCTACCAGGAGGACCCGACACCATTGGATACCCATACTCCAACCAGTCTATTATGA GTGACAACTCGCACCTCAGCATTGACATGGACGAACCAGGCTCCAGCAGCCCCAGTAATGACGAGGCAGCCATGGCTGTGATCATGAGTCTCCTGGAGGCTGATGCAGGCCTCGGTGGCCCTGTAGACTTCAGTGACTTACCCTGGCCCTTGTGA